ACGAAATATAATTCACTCCCATCCTAAAGAAAGTTCAAGAGACTTTAATCAGTGAAGAATGAAATCCATCAAGTATTGTTGCTGAACTTAGCTGTGTTTGATGGCTGGACAGCTCTTatcatgtaggctactgtaactGCTGCAAAAGAAGAAACGTAGgctatatgtaaaaaaaaaaaaaaaaaatgtaatattattattaaatttaatattattagcctataatttaattttaaaaaaagattaagAAAGAGTGGTGCAATACTGTCATCCGCCCTTTTTACTAATGTTAACTCTATGTTTCAACtgtttgtgtattttaaaaacaatatagCCATTTTACATGTTTGGTCACAAAGTCCAACAATAATTATTGTAGGCTCCTACTAAAGAGGACAAATCCGACAAAATAGTGGGCGTGTTCAGAGTAGGCATTACTTGGAAAGGGAAATACTTAGCCTAAATATATCACATATTTGCAAAACTTCTAAGCACAGGTGTAGGTGTACCATactcatttcacgactttttaAGAGATCATGTTGCAGGTGGTTGGTCTGAGCTGGGCTTCCTCATCAGCGGGGACAGGATGCAGCTCTGGCGGCTCAGTGGCAGCAGGCAGGCGGGGcagtgctgtctgtctctgtccgtGGTGCTCAGGCTGTGCTAACCGTCTGCTGCCAGTACGGGGCGGAGCGGAGATAGAGGGCTAGAGGCTGTGCCGTTTTTCCACACGTACTCCACGGTCACttgtgtaataaaaaaaatctccactAGATGGCGGATCGAATCCCCAATTAAATATGTGCCTTTCTTCTGCTTTCCTGAAGCTCAGTGCTCAGTAGTGTCTGACAGTGATTTATTACCcgtttttttacttttaccagCAACTCTTAGTTCACCCGTTTTAGACAAGTCCTGAACACGTTTATGGAATAATGTGCTGAAAGGCATCAGTATTATTTATCCTCGACTCAGCGTCCTGTTACAGTCAAGCCAAAAATCCCTTACAtcagtgttttggttttggtttctGAGATAGTGGAGATAGATTatgcttgtgtttgttgttgttaatgtcaGTGCAAATCAAAACATTTCTCTGGAAAAATCTGATATGCTGCACATCCCAAAATTGTAGGCCCTTATGGTTTGACAGCTGTGTTCACTTGCACTGACAAATACTATTAACCTCTGCTTCTgatatctcaaaaaccaaaCCTGAAATGTTACAATGGACTGAATGAAGTGAACTCAAGCTTCATGATAAATCAGTCTACTTAATGACCTCACCCTTTAAGGTGATAGGTGCATACCATTTTTTaaactaggatgctgtcgggccgacagcaagggtatatccccaaaattccccaatcctcgaaggacccattaagtcaaatgtaataaaaagccattcaataatcacacaatgagactccagggttaatcttcccaattgtattggttgtatgtcctaactatttttattttgccaaataatacaatttttccTTCAGGGCTAATCTAGTTGTTAAGCTAAAATgtgataggccacgcccactttcccTTATGatgaccaaacttcagattttgactaggacatggtcctagagcatgtATAGCGAATTTCGTGCAATTTCACCTATTGGATTAGAAGATATAGTTTTCTGGAcgttgtggcgccccctattggtcagtatttgaatggctttgcacacatgttcattcgttatatgtgaacatgttgtccatgttttatgatgattggaccatctatcacaaagttataacaatttagcttataggcTACACCTCCAACTTTAAGAGTTAAcatcttcaaaactacagtagatatcaacaatctataaacaaaatttaaagagtGTAGGACCATAGATGCTGCTGActgattttggtggtaatctagtccctccaggaacttgcgattttgcaataattaatgcaaattcaagaaatctccgcaatatttgcgagagcttgcagttttgcaaaattgccacaacttttccgcatgaaatggtcaaatcaacagaccgcttgtgatttggaccaattgtcgcattcggtgtcgtgaTAACTTACGTCAttgcagcgcgcattcaggtggaagatgaacaaagctcacctgccaacaaaaattactgccatagaccgtgcaaaacaaaacaaaagcagcaagaatcgaggtgagtgcaaaattcaagctcttggaagagttaatagcttaaacggagagtgggagagaatagggagaggctgtgtgtgtgtgtgtgtgtgtgtgtgtgtgtgtgtgtgtgtgtgcgcacgcgcgtgcgcagagagtgagagaaaaaaaaaattttttcctttgcttgcaatttttcccaattcccgcaattttaccgcaaaaagagcacataaaaccttgcaaattgtatcgcaattttcgagaaaagccgcagcaaaatcaagcatttttggccgcaataatcacaaaaaaaatctgcgaaatcctggtgggactggtaatcggtcaaacggtgtaggaggagatgttaaaaatttgttttaataattcaaaatatctcaaaaattttcGAGGCGGACCTTGAGGGTCCCtatggcaaatttgtagagtacggttaggtggacatgtgtaccaagtttcatgtaaattggacaaacggtgtgggagatacagccctttagactttgacctttaattatagcgccaccatcaggccgattataatcaaaatcaaatcagttcttcctctaggggtcatcaatgtccataccaaatttgaaaagattcttataaaacCTGTTCAAGTTATCGCGTTCACACGAAGGATCTGCAGCGGACGAGACGGCGGCGGACGAGACGGCGGCGggtggggtgaatccataatatctaatatataatatataattatatttcggggatataattattcacattattttctAATTATAGGATATTTACCCttacaaaaaacacaactgtAGCAATCCAATaacacattttagaaggataaaTATCACATTGAAACAAGAATGTTATTCTAGCACattatagtgacaccatagaacgtaaaaaaaaaaaaaacacagtatgATACAGTCACTTTAAGCTCTACTACCATAGACACACTGTGAGTTGTCATATTCTAAAAATGTTCTCATATCGttttgtttctttccaaaaAGACCTTTTCTTGCCCTGATCAATTCACTTATCAGGATTTGTTCAGCAGGTAGAAAGTTGGTATTGGCTATTTGAAGGTTGAAGGGAATGTCTGCCATCTAGTGGCAATGTTtaggcctaaccctaaccctaacccttcaggGATTTGTGTAAGAGGAGATAAGTTCTGTCGAAGTTGGTGTCAATTCCTACTGGTAGAGGTTGATACAGGTAATAAAGGTTACAAATTACTGAATACCCctttaattacaaaataaataagatgATTGCTGCAACAAACTTTGCTCTCCACTACAGTTGTGTAACTTGTGTTTGCTGTATGGAAACAGCTGAAAGTCACCAACAAGTTGTAAAAGAAACTCTGCTATTTTCCTGTAAAGTGatacatttgtaaaattccctgatattctcTGACTCCCCCAGATAATTAGATAACTTTCCCTGCTTGCAACACACTTCTCAAAACTCCATGAACTTCCATGACCATTGGGAATCCTGTGGGAGAATTCTCCTGGAAAAGACAGGTTACCATTTTATTAGTATGAGAGTATGATATCTAAAGTATTGACCAAATGTATGTTTTACttaatgtacatgtatgtgccGTAATCTAAAGTAGTCCTATCTGGGAGGAAATCGATAGGGGGAATATTGTAATCATACTAACAGATTGGATTTTATATGAACCAGTCATGatcattttctttgttgtttgttaaaATAGTTCTGACATAAATTGTACATTAGTAAAATAATTGATAGTCTctcattttgaatgaatgtacCCTGGTTTTGCAGCAACAGACTGTCTAAGAGTATCTGCTGTTAGTTAAGTTTTCACAGAGGACTTTTTCTAGACACCATCAGGGTAGAAACTTGCTCTGTGGCTTTGTAATGTTGGAAAGAGGATGCAgttacaggtgtgtgtttttgtgtgtgactgccacctactggcagAGACGCCTGATATGTGTAATGATGCCACAGTCACAACAAGTTATAAAAACTATTTTATCTGCAGAATAATCAATACAAATCACTCTTCATGAATTCCTATTTAAATGCAAGCAGTAAAAGATTCAAATGTTCCATGAAAGTGAAATATGACTTTAAATGTGTCATTAGGGATTACCTTCTTTTAAACATGTCAAACATAAACATCTACAAAGAATATGATTATTTATTCTTAGCACTGTCACACTGTAAATGACCCACCACCCAGCATCTGAACTATTTGAGGGAATTTTTTGTCTGCTTTTGGGAGACAAATTTCACGGTTCCATAAATGGTCTGCGTGAGATTATTTCAGCCCaggtaagacaaaaaaaaaatcacgttCATAAAAGTTAAATGTAGAATTATCCAAAATATGACCTTAATGTTTATTCTACACAGTGATAGAAAAGATTATTAGGCAAACATTTATAGACAGGTGATTCAGTTTGTGAACTTGCACAGTATCAGTTGTTGCTGTAGAGAACTGTATTACTAAGTATTATAAGTGGAGTACCTCATACCATGAAAGAACGCCACAAATATATTGTTACACATTGGTTGCCTGAAAAGtcaaacattacatacattgtaATAGTCTTGTGCTATACATACTTTTTATATACATAACTATAAATTGGGAAGTGGACATAAACAGTAAAAACTCAAagtgcaatttagtgaaatcaactcatcttcatccattaacacaatgtatatatatgtgtttgtcaatttcaacttgTAAGTGCCAGTTATGAGCTTCATGACATATAATCATGAGTTCCCGTCTTGTGACTTAAAATTATGAGTTGAAAGAACACCTTCCTACGCATTCACTATACTGATCATTATATAGTTTATTAAGAAACACTGGTAGCTTATTAGCAGACTTCCCAGTATGCATTGCATTTGGTTTAACACTCCAGACACTCTTCCTTCTTCTGGTTTGAATTAAGTTACAGGATGGAgacttgttatgtatgtatCTTATGTGAATCATAGGACAatttatgatttaaaaaaacaaaaaaaaaacaggattcaGATTTAGTTCCAATTTAGATTTTGGAAGTTCTGTAAGGTGAAGCAGGCATTCTCTGTTACACATGGCAAGCACTATCCACTTAAAGCACATGTATTGCAGCTGCATACTTTATGCCAAACAGTGTAATAATCATGTGATACATGAGCAACTCACACTAAAACCTCCCCACTAGTGAAAGAATAAGTCATACTGGAATGCAGCTcatcaattaatgcattcaacttGTAAACACTTATCAGCATGACTAGACATTTGTTGATTGAACTTACTGTCTTAAGTTGACTCAGTTCTTCAGCTGACTCAGACTCAATGATCTTTGACCTAACTTTTCAGTACCTTTCAGTCAACTcacaattttaaggcagcaaggaaacttatgtttttaagttgaaGTGCCCTAATATTTAGTCTGTTGTATGTCTGTCACATTCCACTGTATTTTAtgtcttgtgtgtgtcagtgtgctgtGAAACTCTATAAATTGCCACTGCTAGACAAAGACAAAGTCCTGTATAGTACATTTACTGtattaagtgaaaaaaaatgattgtgATAGTGATGTCTCTAATCTCTACACCAAGCTCAAACTAACAGAGTGCTTCCTTTAAACCACAGGGCTAGTGGTGCTGGTGATGTCCAGAAGTGGCTTGTAATATTTTACTTCCTCTGTGATCTGGCAATGAAGAACAACATTAGTGACATGCAGAAGAACAGGATTTTCAAATGGTTCATATAGGAGACACAATAATGGGGGCTTGTCAGTGCACAAGAAGGTTATCCAATTGCCATACATCTGGCTTAATATAACATATTCCTCTGAAATACTTGGCCATGGATCATGTGGACAGTCTGTCATTCCTaatttaaaggggaaatccaTCATGAATCcaatgcacatactgtatgttattccTGTGATCCTGGACAGTTCATTCAAGATTTTGGAATATGAGCACAGCACTCCAAAAGCCTGAAGTCAGAAAACCAAGGCCCTAATGTGCAATGTTATCAAGCGGTAAAACTCAAGTTACTCCCTTAATCTGTGGAGTCACAAAATATTTGTTTGAGCCTTTATATGCAAATGAGCTCCAAAAAGATATGAACCAAAGATGTGTCCAAATAAAACCCTGGCTCATATAATCACCCTGGATACTGTCTCTGTCTTCACAAATTCAGTCTTCCATTCACTGTAAATAAAGCAACTACAGAGTTTGTCTTTTGATGAGATTATCAAGACTTTTCCCTTGTTTTAGGGCAGAGATGTAAATATGTCTAAAATCCTGTTGTTCATTTGGATGATCCATTTTTTACATAGCATACATCTTTTTATACTTATGTGTTTTACTCAGTAAAGATTGATTCATACCTCGTTCTGTTCCTGCTGGTATTTGCACAAAGCCTTGATGCTCAGCACAGCagagctgatggaaacacatagCTGGAGGACGGCTAAGATGATTAACAAAGCATCCAGGCCTCCAAGCAGCATCTGAAAACAGattaaaagaaagaacaaacattatacaaacaacaataataaaagtaaacttgacttttattgtttcaaaacagagttacaaagaactctgcaaaaaatattgcaataaatGAAATACGATAAACATTAAATCCCTGAATTAAAAACAGGGTTACAATATTCAAATATTAACAAAAGCGTAGTCCCACAGACGAGAGATGTTTATATtctcaaattaaattctgatgCTAAGCATGAGTTTCAAAAATACTTGAagatatttatgttttttatatgtttgtgttgtttataagtattgagtgaaatatattgtgaaataacaaTTTGAAGTATGATAGGATGAGTCATATATGATAGAAAAAGTGGCAAAaatctcattttatttcatctGCAAGTTCAACCAATAAGGGAATCTATGTGATGCTGAGCTCATGCATCCTGGATTGGAGCCTCAGTGGCTCTGTCTGTTGTTGTGCTCGAGTTCatatttttgtgttatgaaaaaaaaaaaaaaccctcaccaTTATAATATACTTGATTTCATGATATGTTCGTTCTTCCTTCAATGTCCCTCTCAGCATGTCATTGCGATACCAGTAGCTGAGTTTGTCATCTCCCAGGTCCCAGGTCGGCATACAGCACGATGCCAGTGATGGACAGGGCAGCGCTCAGCAGGTTCATCGATGCACTGATGCCTACCTAAAACACACCAATACATAGGAGGATGCATGGAGTTTCTGCTCGTCATTGGTTGATTCTACTGAGATTATTCGAACCTTAGTAGTTTTCCATCTTAAATACAGTGATATAGTAATTCAGCTAATTCCTACCAATTTTATGTAATAAGACATGCGTCAGATAttaattgtaaattgttttaGCCTGTCTAGGTGGGTCAGCTGGGTGGGGTTTGTCATACAGGACAATACTATAGCTAACTATCAAGAACATTAGTCAATCACAGGagagtatttgaaagtcaatgtTGCATACTTTACTGAGAGAATCAATCGGAAACTTACCAAGCATAGACTAGGAAATTTCTCAGCCAAGATACATACAATGCCAACTGCAATAAACTGGGAAAAGGGACAGATATAAACAGTCAATGTAAACAAATTTCAAGGATCAAGCCATTGGAATTTGGCTTTAACATTCTGTAGTAGATTTTTCTGAACTTTCCTGAGAGGAGTGTGCTCAGAGGAAATAAATTGCTGAAGCGAAAGTTCAATTTTTCAATTTGATTACatctgacatcacattacatgactGGGTACTGGTCTTCAAAATTGTAACAGTTAGGCTACATCTTTCTGCCTTTTGGGGCCATCAGCGTgcgaaattgcctagtgcaggtttaacaataaatgtatgaatctaaACTCTGTGTATACCATGTATGGTACATCTTGTTCTGACTATATACCACAGATAGCACAATATGTTTGCATATGACAAAAAAGATGTTGAATTACCACAGCGCCAAGCCAGTATGGAGCCCTCAGCGAGCGTAAGAACCATGAATTATTGCTGATGACGATTTTTCCAAGACCAATATTGAGCAGTCCGACCATAATCTGTATGGTCtgtcagagaagagagaaagaaagaatgttaCACCTCATCTTGCCACCAACCAttactctgtgtatgtgtgtgtgtgtgtgtgtgtgtgtgtgtgtgtgtgtgtgtgtgtgtgtgtgtgtgtgttcaagattcaagattcaatttATTGGCCTCCGTAGAGAAATTTATCTTGGACCGTAAAGAAAGGTGCCGTCGTTACATTTCATTGCACTCTACATTAAGTGACATATTACTttacacatagacacatgtaACACATACACCACATTAAAGTGCATCCTAACCCTTATAACAAGCAGGGCCTGCCACATATTATACAATTCCCAATACCAGAAAGAAAGTCACAGTGGTACATATTATTCAGTTCAACAATACAATTTAGCCTACCATTGTGACCGAGAGTCAACTCCTGTTAGCATCCGGCTTAGACCTGTTGTTCAGTAACTTGATCGACAGTGgaaccagagtgtgtgtgtgtgtgtgtgtgtgtaggtgtgtgtgtgtgtgtgtgtgtgtgtgtacatgttctgtctgtgtctcatgAATGTGTCCTCAAGCTGTTATACAGTTcttcatcagaaaaaaacaacaattgaaATTTGAATAGCTGATTCATTATTGGGCTAAAACAATATCTGCCTTTAAACCAATATTCTTAGTCGCTTAAAATGCATTGCACTTATGCTGGTTTCTTCTGCCAAACAGGTGCCATCCCATGAGGCTAAATTTGAAGTTTTTCAGtccattatgtttttttgttgttgtttttttctccagacCTCTGTCGTTTGAGCTGGAGGTGTGGTGAAATTAATGTTTCACTTACCCCAAGAGCAGATTGAGTATTGGCTAGCAGCCTCTTCAATCCCTGCGACACAGAGCAGCACACCGGGCTGTAGCAAAGGGCCGGGAGGATTTGACACAGTGGAGGCCAAGCACTGTGGGGGTCAGAGGGAAAACTGTACACAGCGACCTCCTCGCTCTTGGTCACAGAAACTGCCATCTTgatcagacctgggtcaaatagtattgcaaataattcttagtgtttcCTTAGTGTGACAATTCGATAACCCTAATTCCTTGGTGTCAAGTAAGTTTTCAGTCATAGAAAAGCGTGAAATACTTTTGAATagtttcctgtgattgtctaaactttctgacATGTATTATCGTATGTTGCaaatcccacccatctggcCCCCTGGCAGGCTAGAACAAACCATTTTAGAAAATAGTTTGACAGAGACACAGCTGTCAGGCTAAAGAg
The Centroberyx gerrardi isolate f3 chromosome 12, fCenGer3.hap1.cur.20231027, whole genome shotgun sequence genome window above contains:
- the LOC139917897 gene encoding membrane-spanning 4-domains subfamily A member 15-like, encoding MAVSVTKSEEVAVYSFPSDPHSAWPPLCQILPALCYSPVCCSVSQGLKRLLANTQSALGTIQIMVGLLNIGLGKIVISNNSWFLRSLRAPYWLGAVFIAVGIVCILAEKFPSLCLVGISASMNLLSAALSITGIVLYADLGPGRMLLGGLDALLIILAVLQLCVSISSAVLSIKALCKYQQEQNEITEEVKYYKPLLDITSTTSPVV